Genomic DNA from Desulfuromonas sp. TF:
CTCGCATCGCAGCACGGTCTGCTGCTCCAGGACCGCCCTGAGATGGCGGGAAAAAATCTTCCGCCCTTCGGCATCCGCGATGAACGGGGGAAAGGGAGCGTGGGCCAGTCGTTGCCGCTCGGCTCCCAGCAGCTGGGCGCCGGCCAGATTGATCTCGCAGATCAGCCCGCCCGGATCGAAGACGACATAGCCGACGGGCGCAAAATCATAGAGCTCCGAATACTTGTGCAGCGAAAGCTCCAGCTCCCGCCGGGTCTGGCGCAGCTCTTCATTCTGCATCTCCAGCTCGACCTGATGGACTTCAAGCTCATGAAGGAGCCGCTGCGTTTCGATCTCCTCCATGGGAACGGGGCCTTGCGCGGCTCTCGCACGCAGCCGTTCCTCCGCCTGGCGGCGCAGCTCGGCCGCTGCCCTGAAGAAGCGCTTCTCCTGGTCTTTCCCCATGGTCACCTCGTCAAGGGCGGCGGTTACCGTTCCGCCTGCGCCTCCAGCAGCCCCTGGAGCCTTGCAATCTCCTCGCGCAGCTCCGCCTCCAGCTTCTTGGTCGCGGTGATGTCGGTAAAGGTCATCACCACCCCGTCGATCACATCCTCCTGGGTGCGGTAGGGCATGATGCGCACCCTGAACCAGCCGTCGTCCCGGCTGGCGATCTGCCTCTCGGAGAAGGTCAGGGTCCGAAGCACTTCGCGCGCATCGTCGGCCAGCTCCGGATAGAGCAGGATCGAAGAGATGTCGGTGAGCGAGCGCCCCACATCCGCCGGGATCAGCTTGAAAATCCTTTCCGAGCCGATGGTAAAGCGCCGCACGCGCAGCCCCTTGTCCAGAAAGACGGTGGCGATCTCGGTGCTGTTGAGCAGATTGTTCATGTCGCTGGTCGCCCAGGCGAGTTCGTCCAGGCGGGCGAGCTGCTCGGCGTTGACCGTCTGCAGCTCTTCGTTCATCGACTGCATCTCTTCCCGGGAGGTGGTCAACTCCTCGTTGGTGGACTGCAGTTCCTCGTTGGCGGACTGCAGCTCCTCGTTGACGGCCCGGAATTCTTCCTGCGAGGTCTGCATCTCCTCGCGCAGCACCCTGGCCTCCTCCTGGGCGCGCCGGACTTCCTCCCTCAGCTCGGCCGCTTCGCCGCCCGGAATCGAGGGGGATCTGCCGCGGCCGGCCGCCTTCTCCTCCGGGGGGGTGGCCACGTCGCGAAAGACGAACATCACCATCCCCCGCAGCGCCTCCGGTTCGGTGACGGCCTGAACCGTGAGATCCACCGTCTGCGCCGCGCCTTCGCCTTGGATCTTGATCCCGCGGACGGTGGCCTCCTCCTTCTGCCGCACAGCCTTCTGGAAAGCGCTGGTCAGCTCGTAACGCAGCCCCTCGCGGGCCATGGCGAAGACGTTCCAGTTGGCCTTGCCGGCGGCGGGCTCCAGGTACTTGCCCGTACGCCCGCTGATGTAGAGGATGTCCCCCTGCTCGCTGGTCAGCACGGCGGCCGGGGAATAGCGTTGCAGCAGCAGCCGGTCCGCCTGAGACTGAAGGCTTTCGGGAGCTTTCCGGGGTATCGGCGTCGATTCCGCCCCCCCTGCCACGGCGGCGAACGCGGTCGGAAACTCGACCGCGACTTCTCCCTCCGCCGCCTGGCGCCGACGGTAGATGCGCGATTTGCCGTTCTGCGCGGCGAAGAGCCGGGTGTGAGCGCCGATCGACTCGGAGCTGCCGAGAACCAGAAGCCCGCCCGGATTCAGGCTGTAGTGAAAGAGCGGCAGAAGTTTTTTCTGCAGCTCCGGCGCCAGGTAGATCAGCAGGTTGCGGCAGCTGAGGAGGTCGAGCTTGGTAAAGGGAGGATCCATGATGAGGTTCTGCGGGGCAAAGGTCACCAGATCCCGAATCCCCTTGCCCACACGGTAGCCGTTCTCCGCCTGCACGAAAAACCGGCTCAGGCGCTCGGGCGTCACGTCCGCGGCGATGTTGGCGGGAAAAATCCCCTGTCGGGCTTTTTCGATGGCGTCCGCGTCGAGATCGGTGGCGAAGATCTGCACCGGCAGCCCCTCCTTGCGATTGAGCTTCTCCAACGCCTCTTTGCAGACGATGGCCAGGGAATAGGCTTCTTCCCCCGTCGAGCAGCCGGGCACCCAGGCCCGCAGCACCCGGCCGGGCGGGAATTGAACGAGAAACTCCGGCAGAACCACATCCCGCAAATGATCCCAAACCTCCGGATCCCGGAAAAAACTCGTCACCCCGATCAGCAGCTCCTTGAAAAGAAGCCCCACTTCCTGGGAATTCTCCCGCAGGTACCGGACATAGGTGTTCATTCCATCGATCTGGTGGATCCCCATGCGCCGCTCGATGCGGCGGCAGATGGTGGCCTTTTTGTACAGGGAGAAGTCGTTGCCGGTGTGCGCCCGAAGCAGGATGATCACCTTTTCCAGGGCGCTTCGATCCTTTTCATCCAGGGAGGATTCGGCTTTGGCGATACGGGGGGCGTGCCGCAGATAGGCCATCATCTTCTCCGGCAGCTCCGACGCCGGCGCCACCAGGTCGGCCAATCCGGCATCGATGGCGCTTCGGGGCATGCTGTCGAATCTGGCCGAGGCCGGCTCCTGCACCAATGTCACGCCGGCTTTCTCCTTGATCGCCCGCAAACCCATGGTGCCGTCCGAGCCCATCCCCGAGAGGATGACCCCGATGCCGCGCTCCTGACAGTCCTCGGCCAGGGAACGCAGGAAAAAATCGATGGGGAGGCGCAGGCCGCGCGGAGCCGCCGGCTCGAACAGGTGCAGCGCGCCGTGCAGGATGGACATGTCCTTGTTTGGGGGGATCACATAGACGCAGTCGGGCCGGACCGGCATCCGGTCCCGGGCCTGGAAGACTTCCATGGTTGTCGCCCGCTGCAGCAGCTCGGGCATGATCCCCTTGTGGGTCGGGTCCAGGTGCTGGACCACGACGAAGGCGACTCCGCACTTCTCGGGGACGTGCCGGAGAAACTGCTCCAGCGCCTCCAGCCCGCCGGCGGAGGCTCCGATGCCGGCGATGGGGCAGGGTGGAGCTTTTGCGGGCTCGGGGGGAGGACCGGCAGTTTTCAGGGTCGGATCGGTCGGCGCCGGCTTTTGCGTTCTCTGTTTTTTGGTGGGCACGTTTTTTCTCCGCCGATTAAAAAAAACAAGATGTCGATCGACTCGGCGGCTTTTTCATGGACCGAGCATGGGCCGGGTTGTGTCTGAGTTACTAATATATCGCGGTCTTATCCCTTAAACAAGCGCAGTGATTTCAAGCGTGTTGTTTCAACTCAACGACCGGAAGCTGACCATCCTGCGCCGGCGTTCATCATACAGGTTCAACCGCAGGGTTCCCAAGCTCTTTCGAAGGGTAAACGGTTTGACCGCCCGCAGCTCCGGGACGGCCTCGTGGCACTCCTGCAGGCGGTAGTTCGGGATACCCGGGCGCGAATGGTGGACATGATGAAAGCCGACGTTGCCCGTAACCCACTGCAAAAGCTTTGGCAACTGATAATATGAAGCGCCCTCCAGAGGAACCCGCCACGGATCCCACGCGTCATGGCGCGCCCAGTAGACCCTCTCGAACTGATGCTGGATATAAAACAGCCAGACCCCGCCCGTCGCGGCTGTCCACAGAACCGGCAACTGGACCAGGAGATAGGTTTTGAAGCCGACCGTCAGGCTTGCCGCTGCGACAATGCCCGCAATCACCAGGTTGGTGACGACCACGCTGACAAAGTCCATCTTCTTCGCCCCGGGTGACGGATAGCGGTTTCGCAGAAGGAAATAATAGAGCGGACCGGCGCCGAGCAGGATCAGGGGATGCCGGTACAGCCGGTAGACGAGCCGCCGCAGCGGCGGTGCGGCCAGATACTCCTCGACGGTCATGGTCGAGATATCGCCCATCCCGCGCCGGTCCAGATCGCCGGCCGTGATGTGGTGTCCGGCATGACTGCGCCGCCAGTCGTGAAACGCCGTGAAGGCCAGAATGCCGCAGAGATACCCTACGTTCCTGTTCCACCGAGGCGAGGGGAGGAATGATCCGTGGGTACAATCGTGAAAAAGGATGAAGAGGCGAATCAAAAGTGCGGCCGCGACAGAGCCGAGGGCCAGGGTGATTCCGTAAGGGTAGCCGTCGCGGACGGTCCAGGCCATCAGGGCTAGCAGAAGGAGATATGGCAAGACCGTGGTGAGAAGTTGGCGAAGCGCGGTTCGGGTGTCCCTTTGGGCGAATGGGGCGGTGGCCTGGTACCACTGGGGTTTTTCTGCTTTCGCGACGACAACGACTGGATTGAAGGACATGCAGGCCCCCTCGAGGTCTGAAAAGGGATGTTCAACCCGTTGAAACAACGGTCACATTATAAAAGACAAAGCCGATTTTAGCCCGGATGGATTCCCAAGTCAAAAGGTCAAGTCGTCGACAAAGGTCTAATCTTCCGCGGCCTTCCCCAGAGAACAGAGATCCTGCCGAAGCCTGACCGACAGATTCTTGACAAGCGTGCTCATGGCCGATGCGAACAAGGACGCTTTCCCCTCAGGGCAGGGAGGACTCCTGAACCTATAGATCCTGTTAAAGAGGATCCCGGATTCCCCAGCGGTGTCCGTCAGCGAAACTCCCACCGTCAGCACCGCCCGCTCCTCCACGCCGTTCCGTTCCCAGGCGAAGGCATGGATTCTCCCGGTCAACTCCAACGGCGGGAAAGAGGGGTCCGCGTCCATGGATACCGCCGGGAAGAGGTCCCCCGCGCTCAGGTCCCGTCCCAGGGATTCCGCCACCATCCTTCCGGGAGGGGCGACCCATTGGTACGTCCCCGAAAAGCTCACTTCCCCTCCCGGCCCCAGAACAGTCATTTCCGTCTGGTCGTAGGGGCTGGCGGCCGAGAATTCCCGGACCCGCACCCTCTTGTCAAAGGGGCGGGGACAATCGACGGGCGGCGGGTCGTAGTCGAGGCGGTAAAAAACCGGTGCCGGCCCCGGTTCAGGGAGGATCCCGCCGCAGCCTCCGGCCGAGAGGGCGACGACAAGGAAAAGAAGAACAAAACGAGCGGATCGGCGCATCGAATCACCTCGCGAATGGATCATCCTCCTTGCGGCGTTCGAGGATCTGTCCGGGTTCCCGTCGCAGGGAACGGATCAGCCGGTCGAATTCGGTCATCAGGCGATTGAACTGTTGAAGATTGCGCTCCAGAAGGGACATGGACCGGCCGACCTGGAGGTCCCACGAGCGCACCGTCTCTTCTCCGGTCGCAGCCAAGCCCTCCAGGCGTCCGGAGATCTCCGCAAGGGTCCCGGGCGGCATCCCGTCCAACTGAGCCGCCAGCGTCTCGCTGGCGCGGCGCAGATCCCCGGCTGTTGCGGAAAGGTCTCGGAGGATCTTTCGCCACTCGCCGGGAGCGCCTTCGTCGCCGAGGGCCTGGAGGATCGCCTGCAGGTCGGCGGAGGCTTCATGCACGTTTTCGAGGGTCTGCCGCAGATCGGGATCGGCGAGAAGGTCGGCAAGTCGGTTTCCGGCCAGGCTCCACCCTTTCGTCACATCCCCGATGGCGTCAAGATCAGCATCTCCCACCTTCTCCGCCATCAGCCGTGCCGTTTCGAGGAGTTGATCCATGTCGCTGGGGCGGTTGGGGAGAACCGGATACTCCGGGTCGAAGGGAAGTTCCGAACTTTTCAACGCTTCTGCGTCCTTCGCGCGCCTCAGAGTGAGGGTGGTCAGTCCTGCGACCAGTTGCCGCGAGACCTGCAGGTACATGGCATCATCCATCTGAAAATCCTTCCTGATTTTCACCTGGACTCTCACCATCCGGTCGCCGGGAGCGAGATCGATCTCCCCCACTTTCCCGACCTGGACCCCCAGATACCGGACCGCCGACCCTTTTTCCAACCCCTCGATCGGGGTGTTGAAGAAGCTGACGTAAGTCTGTCTTGCTTTGGAAGGTTCGATGATTCCCACGAAGACCAGGGCGATGATTCCTAGTCCAAGACCGAGAAGGACGAAAACGCCGAGCCTGAAGGGGGCAATCCGGCCATCTCCCATCTTCTCACCTGCCCGCCCCGGCGTCACGGTTCCACCCCTCTGCCTAGTAGATGTGATAGATGAAATTGAAAAGGGCGTCGACCAGACCGATGAGCAACAGGGAGCCGACGAACGAAGAGGTCGCCCCTTTCCCAACAGCGCCGGGGCCCGTGATGCGCATCCCCTGAAAGCAGCCGATGAGCCCGACCAGGCCGGCAAAGACGACGATTTTGGCCAGCCCGAAGAAGAAAAACCCCGTGTTCATGGCGTCCGCCGCCCCTCTGAGATAACCATGGGGAGAAAGCTGCGGAATCCAGAGGGTGATGACCATCCCTCCCAGAATGGAAGAGGCGATGGTGATCATCGCGAGGAGGGGGCCGGCGAGCATAAGGGCGAGTACCCGCGGAAGGACGAAGTCGGCCACTGGATCAATTCTCCTCGTCCGTAATGCATCGAGTTCCCCCCCGCTCTTCATGGTTCCCAGTGTCGTGACGAAGGCAATCCCCGATCGACCCGCCAGAAGGATGGCGGTGAGCAGCGGCCCGATCTCCTGCATGGTGAGGACGGTCACCACTCGGGCGATCCTCGCCTCGGCTCCGAAGGGGGACATGGTCGCCATCGCCTGGATTCCGATGACAAAGCCCATCAGGAAAGAAAGGCAGGCCAGAAGGACCATGGCATCGGCCCCCGCCCACTGAATCTGTAAAAGGGTTTCTTTCAGACGCTGGCGGCGCGGCCGAAGCACTCCCGCGCCCACTGCCAGAAGGAAACTGCCGGTGAATACCGTCATGGCACGGGCGCCGTCAAGAAGACTTCGTGTGCGCAGGCCGAGGCGTGTAACCGGGTCGGCGTCCTGCCCTTTCATCCATTATTCTCCGCCCGCATTCGTTTCCGATGACTGCAACGGTGGCAACAACTCAGGACCACAGTTGAGTGAGTTTCTTCTTTTGCCTTTCCAGATTTTTCTGCCCCTGGTCAAGGGATTTGAGTAAATGATTGCGCCAGGCTTCTGCCGCCTCGCCCCCGCTCTCGAAGAGATCGGAGGCCCGGGTGCGGGCTTTTCGCGAACGGCGGGTTATCTGCCTTCGGGTTTTCTTCCCCGACTGGGGAGCAAGCAGCAGCGCCGTTCCGGCCCCGATGAACCCTCCCACGACCAGCATGGCAGCTCCCAGGGTTCCTCTGTTCTTTCGTGCCATAGTTTCCTCCCTGTAAGCTGGGTATATTATTTATTTAACATAGAACCGGGTGGTCGCAAATAGGGAGAGGCGCTGCGGAAAAATGTGAAGGGTGAGACAGGATCAATGACCGGAAAAACGCCTGGGGGAGATCGAAAAATGCAATCACAAGAGAGAGAAGATGGAGGTCGGCACCTGTGGCAGATCACGGCCATGCGGGATTTTCTATGGATCATGGCGGCGGCCGCCATGCTATGGCTGGTCTATCATTTGCGCTTCATCCTCTTACCCATCTTCGCCGGTCTGGTCCTGGCGTATCTGCTCGATCCGGTCATTACAAAAGTCAAGAGTCGATGGGGCATCTCCCGCATATTCTCAGTCCTTCTAATCTGCTCCCTGGTCCTTCTGGCCGGCGCCGGTATCGGACTATGGGCTATTCCTCTGCTGATAAATCAGTCCGCCACCTTGGCACAGGAGGTCCCGGACTACTTCCAGGAACTGAGTCTGAGGTATGGCATCCAGCTCGAAGATCTGGCCGACAGATTCACCCAGTTTAAGGGATCGGAAGATGGCATATCCGTCCTCCGGCTCGCCAAAAACATCGTCGGCACAACCGCGGAAATCCTTCTCTGGCTCCTGCTGCCGCCCGTCTATTTCGTCTTCTTTGCCCTGAAGTTCCAGTCCATGAAGGATGAAGGCCTTTCCTCTCTGGCCGCAGAACGCCATCCGAGGGCCATGGACATCCTCCGGCGGATGGATGAGGCTGTCGGCACCTTCTTCAGGGCGCGGTTGCTTATTTCCCTTCTGGTCGGGGTGATCTTCATCATCGGCTGGTGGCTGGCGAATGTTCCTTACTGGTTTCTGCTGGGGGCGCTCACCGGACTCCTCAGCATGATTCCGTACCTGTCTATCGCCGGCTGGCTGCTTGCCCTGCTGGTCAAGTATTTCGACATGACCATAGGCGAAGGCGCTCCGGGGTTCGAGTGGATGGCCGTCCTGCTCTGGCCGAGCCTCGTCTTCGGGATCGGAAACTTCATCGAGGGATGGATTCTGACCCCGTGGATTCACGGCCGGACGACCCACCTCAGCGCGATCATGATCCTGACCGTTGTTCTGGTCGGCGGAGCGCTGGCCGGCTTCTGGGGCCTGCTGTTCGCCATCCCCGCGGCCATCTGCCTGAATATATTGGTGGAAGAATTTCTGCAGCCAACCCTGCGGGAGGCTAAAAAACAGAACTAACCACGCGCTCCTGGGAGGGTGATCACCCGCCCGATTCCTCAAAGACTTGAGGGGACAATTTGTCTGTCATGATATTAGAAAAGGGAAATTGAGCAGGATAGGGAAAAACGCTGGTAAGCTGACAATAGAATTACGGCCCTCGCTAATACGATTGTCAGATAGGCTTCCGGATGGTTCCTTTTTGTCTGTCGGGTGCACCTCTGGAAGACCGACGGTCTTGACTGGGGTCCGAGTGTGCAGCGACGGAAGGGCAGGCGGTGGGGAAGGACCTCTTTCTGCTCAAAGGTGATGATGGTTCACTCCCCCACTACAAATGGCAAGCAGTTGAAAAAACATACCTTCTTGTGAGTTTGATATCGACCAACGGATATCGCCTGTATTCAAATCATATACAATAAGCCCGCAGGTCATAGGACTTGCGGGCTTTTTAGTTATTTTCGTGCTCACCCGGTCTATCGACTGAGCTACCGGGGATCGGAAAAGATCTCTCTTGCTTCGTGCTCTTCTGCTCTGGCCGACTGTGCTGCGGGAAATGCGGCTTTCCTGCATCCGTGTAACGCTGATTCTGCCGTATCCGCCGTTTAATTCGAGTTTCCGGTCAGTCTCTTCAGACTCTCGCGAGCTTCCTGTTTCCCAGGATCCAACGCCAGGGTGCCGCGGTACTCTTCAATGGCTCGGTATTCAATCCCCAGCAGTTCGTAAAGATTTGCTGCAATAAACCGGAACTCCGCATTTTCTGGGAAGATTTCGATCCCTGCCAGGATGACATCCAGCGCATCGCTATAGCGCGTTCGCTCGGTGAAAAACTCGGCAACCTGCTTAAAGGGCAAGGGACTGGGCCACTCTTCCTGTATCGCATAGTCGATGGAGGCACGGTAATTTTTCTCTGCCTCCTGTTCCTTCCCTATCCCCCGTAGATAGTCGCCGAAGGCCAGGAGAGGATAGGAGCGCTCCGGCAGAACTCGCTGCATCTCTTCGTCCTTGAGGCCATAGAGAGCCATCAGTGCCAGGAATTCTCCTGTCTGCCGGGGGCCCCAGTAAATGGCCTCTCGGATATGATCCAGCCCTTTGTCCTTCTTCCCTTCCGATAATAGCCAGAAGGCGAAGGTCTTGTGCCGTTCGGGGTTGGAACCGTCGTTTTCGACGCCCGACCGGAGGAGTTTTTCGGCCTTTTCCCTTTGACCGAGATTATCGAAAACGAGACCGATCCTCTGCAGATATCCGGCATTCAGGGGATTCAGTCGCAGAGCGGACGAAAAGAGAGCCAGGGTTTTTTCAGCTTCCCCGGAGGCCAGGCGGGCATCTGCCAGAAGATATGGGTATGTAGATTCGAGGGGGTCCAGACGCATTGCCTGGCCGGCGGCTTTTTCCACCTCCGCCGGCTCCTGTCCGGGATCGGGGCTGCCCGATGCGGAATCGTTCCTCAGGTGAATTTTATGCTCCCCCATGAGTATCCCGATATTGAAGGTCAGGCTGGCGGCCAGAAGGACGATGGCCGAGAGGCCGATCCGGCGGGCAGTCGCCGGAGAGGCCTCTTCTTGCCACTCCGATTCTATTCTTCCCGG
This window encodes:
- a CDS encoding chemotaxis protein CheB — its product is MPTKKQRTQKPAPTDPTLKTAGPPPEPAKAPPCPIAGIGASAGGLEALEQFLRHVPEKCGVAFVVVQHLDPTHKGIMPELLQRATTMEVFQARDRMPVRPDCVYVIPPNKDMSILHGALHLFEPAAPRGLRLPIDFFLRSLAEDCQERGIGVILSGMGSDGTMGLRAIKEKAGVTLVQEPASARFDSMPRSAIDAGLADLVAPASELPEKMMAYLRHAPRIAKAESSLDEKDRSALEKVIILLRAHTGNDFSLYKKATICRRIERRMGIHQIDGMNTYVRYLRENSQEVGLLFKELLIGVTSFFRDPEVWDHLRDVVLPEFLVQFPPGRVLRAWVPGCSTGEEAYSLAIVCKEALEKLNRKEGLPVQIFATDLDADAIEKARQGIFPANIAADVTPERLSRFFVQAENGYRVGKGIRDLVTFAPQNLIMDPPFTKLDLLSCRNLLIYLAPELQKKLLPLFHYSLNPGGLLVLGSSESIGAHTRLFAAQNGKSRIYRRRQAAEGEVAVEFPTAFAAVAGGAESTPIPRKAPESLQSQADRLLLQRYSPAAVLTSEQGDILYISGRTGKYLEPAAGKANWNVFAMAREGLRYELTSAFQKAVRQKEEATVRGIKIQGEGAAQTVDLTVQAVTEPEALRGMVMFVFRDVATPPEEKAAGRGRSPSIPGGEAAELREEVRRAQEEARVLREEMQTSQEEFRAVNEELQSANEELQSTNEELTTSREEMQSMNEELQTVNAEQLARLDELAWATSDMNNLLNSTEIATVFLDKGLRVRRFTIGSERIFKLIPADVGRSLTDISSILLYPELADDAREVLRTLTFSERQIASRDDGWFRVRIMPYRTQEDVIDGVVMTFTDITATKKLEAELREEIARLQGLLEAQAER
- a CDS encoding fatty acid desaturase; the protein is MSFNPVVVVAKAEKPQWYQATAPFAQRDTRTALRQLLTTVLPYLLLLALMAWTVRDGYPYGITLALGSVAAALLIRLFILFHDCTHGSFLPSPRWNRNVGYLCGILAFTAFHDWRRSHAGHHITAGDLDRRGMGDISTMTVEEYLAAPPLRRLVYRLYRHPLILLGAGPLYYFLLRNRYPSPGAKKMDFVSVVVTNLVIAGIVAAASLTVGFKTYLLVQLPVLWTAATGGVWLFYIQHQFERVYWARHDAWDPWRVPLEGASYYQLPKLLQWVTGNVGFHHVHHSRPGIPNYRLQECHEAVPELRAVKPFTLRKSLGTLRLNLYDERRRRMVSFRSLS
- a CDS encoding ABC-type transport auxiliary lipoprotein family protein; amino-acid sequence: MRRSARFVLLFLVVALSAGGCGGILPEPGPAPVFYRLDYDPPPVDCPRPFDKRVRVREFSAASPYDQTEMTVLGPGGEVSFSGTYQWVAPPGRMVAESLGRDLSAGDLFPAVSMDADPSFPPLELTGRIHAFAWERNGVEERAVLTVGVSLTDTAGESGILFNRIYRFRSPPCPEGKASLFASAMSTLVKNLSVRLRQDLCSLGKAAED
- a CDS encoding MlaD family protein, translating into MTPGRAGEKMGDGRIAPFRLGVFVLLGLGLGIIALVFVGIIEPSKARQTYVSFFNTPIEGLEKGSAVRYLGVQVGKVGEIDLAPGDRMVRVQVKIRKDFQMDDAMYLQVSRQLVAGLTTLTLRRAKDAEALKSSELPFDPEYPVLPNRPSDMDQLLETARLMAEKVGDADLDAIGDVTKGWSLAGNRLADLLADPDLRQTLENVHEASADLQAILQALGDEGAPGEWRKILRDLSATAGDLRRASETLAAQLDGMPPGTLAEISGRLEGLAATGEETVRSWDLQVGRSMSLLERNLQQFNRLMTEFDRLIRSLRREPGQILERRKEDDPFAR
- a CDS encoding ABC transporter permease, yielding MKGQDADPVTRLGLRTRSLLDGARAMTVFTGSFLLAVGAGVLRPRRQRLKETLLQIQWAGADAMVLLACLSFLMGFVIGIQAMATMSPFGAEARIARVVTVLTMQEIGPLLTAILLAGRSGIAFVTTLGTMKSGGELDALRTRRIDPVADFVLPRVLALMLAGPLLAMITIASSILGGMVITLWIPQLSPHGYLRGAADAMNTGFFFFGLAKIVVFAGLVGLIGCFQGMRITGPGAVGKGATSSFVGSLLLIGLVDALFNFIYHIY
- a CDS encoding YtxH domain-containing protein — its product is MARKNRGTLGAAMLVVGGFIGAGTALLLAPQSGKKTRRQITRRSRKARTRASDLFESGGEAAEAWRNHLLKSLDQGQKNLERQKKKLTQLWS
- a CDS encoding AI-2E family transporter — translated: MQSQEREDGGRHLWQITAMRDFLWIMAAAAMLWLVYHLRFILLPIFAGLVLAYLLDPVITKVKSRWGISRIFSVLLICSLVLLAGAGIGLWAIPLLINQSATLAQEVPDYFQELSLRYGIQLEDLADRFTQFKGSEDGISVLRLAKNIVGTTAEILLWLLLPPVYFVFFALKFQSMKDEGLSSLAAERHPRAMDILRRMDEAVGTFFRARLLISLLVGVIFIIGWWLANVPYWFLLGALTGLLSMIPYLSIAGWLLALLVKYFDMTIGEGAPGFEWMAVLLWPSLVFGIGNFIEGWILTPWIHGRTTHLSAIMILTVVLVGGALAGFWGLLFAIPAAICLNILVEEFLQPTLREAKKQN